CTCCAGAGTGTTCCTCATTAAGTAACTTCACTCCAGATTTGGGAAAAGGTTGAGCCGAGAACCACCTCCAGCGAGCAAAGCCACTCTCAATCGTTTATTCTGGAAAGAAGAATAACTTTAACAAatggactaataacaaataaaacCTGTAGGCCAAGCTCATTACATCGCACTAATGTAGGCCTACAAATTATGAATACGTAGACAAAAACCTATTGGTAACATTTCGCTCAAAGAAGCTAAAGCAAGAGGGCAGCATCTCTAGAGTATATCTAGAGAATATCTTTCAAGTgcaagaaagaaaaaaacattttacaCTGTTTGTATGATAACATTAACAGGTAACTTTTCTGAGCTTCGATGGCGCCAGTACTTACTCTAGAGTCTGTAGTTTGTAGCGTGGGTCGTCCCCTGATGGCAGAGAGAATTCTCAGTCCATCTTCTCCCGTGTCATTTCCCATCAGGCCTAGCTCTGTGATGCTGGAGTGGCTGGACTTCAGGGCTAAGGCTAGGAGGAGCAGCCCTCTGCTGTGATCCCACAGCATCTCAGactgggggagagacagaggatattCACTTCACCTATTCAACAAGGCATTATAAATGCATTTTTTTGTGAATATCCTTATAATACAGTATGAACACTGTCAAcatgttacttacaacagtctcTCCAGTTTACAGGTTGTTGAGGTCAGTCCCATGCAGATTGTTTTTACACCGCTGTCTCCCAGTTCGTTTCTAGAGAGATCCAGCTCTTTCAGGTTGGTGAGCTTGGAGCTGAGAGCTTCGACCAGCTCCGGACAGCATCGCTCTGTCAGCTTACAGTCACTCACTctaggtgtgtgtggggggagactATTTAACATTTGAGCAAATTTTCTACAAATACACACAACATTACAGTCCAAAATCAAAGATTGTTAAATGTTTAGACATCCAAAGTAGTCTCATTTGATTTGAGTGTACTGTCCCTTCTAAATCACCACACACGAGTCATCCTCAGTAGTTTTGTTCACTGATGTGCCAtttcaattataaaatatatctATCAACTAAACTAATCAATGGTGAACAGTTAGGCCTTCTACAATTGTACAGTCTAATCACTGTACTCACCGTAGGGTCTCCAGTGAAAAGCGTATCGTTTTGAGGAACAGGAAGAACGCGGCAACATCCGAGTCACCCAGGTGGTTCCTGCTGATATCCAGCTGTTTGAGGAAGGTGGGGCCAAAACTGAACCCTCCAGCCACCCAACGACAGCCTTCAGACGTGAAGCCACAGCGCGCCAGACTGAAGAGACGGAAGAAGGGCAACACTCTTCAATGTCAATTcattgattaattaatcaattattttattatttaatatGCATGTATGGTATCAAAGGAGTTTGGAAAATGATAAGATAGCAAAAATACAAATTTCATATACAAATTCGCTAAGTTTGAATGTGTTGTGCTATTCAGCTCATATGGCCAGCAAAGCAAACTGGCGGCCAGCGGGCAAAATTCGGCCCATAAGTGATTTGTTTTGGCCCGCCAAAATTGTCTAAATTGATTTAATCTGGTGTACATGGAATTGGGCACAACTCTCCGTGAGCTAGCTAActtacttgagtttctccagttgACAGCCGGGCAGTCCGAAGGCGTTGCAGAGCATCTTGACCCCCCCTCGTCCTTCAGGTTGTTGTTGCTCAGGTTGAGCTCCCCTCAGACTGGGGATGTTCACCAGACATCCAGACATGTGCTTACAGCATTTCTCAGTGAGCTGACAACAGTACAACCTGGTTGAAAGGGAGATGGTTCATTTATTACAGTGAATATTCGACTTCTGATTCAGTGTGTGGTCGCAATACACATTCAGTCCCTTATTGGTACCCACTCTAATTTGTAAATCTGGGTCAACCTCAGTAAATCCATGAGCAGCTCCAACTCCCTGTCTCCCAGGTTGTTCAGACTGatgtccagctctctcaggtgtctGGGGTTGTCGATCAGCAACACTGCCAGAGCCTGGCACAGCTCCAGGCCCAGCTTACAATTTGAAAGCCTAATAAAGATTAAAATAAAATTAGAAGACCAACAACTGTATTTCCTTACCGAAGGATATTGCAAGTGGGGGTAAAGCAAGCCTACACATAATCAGAACAACAGGTTCTGTGGACATTTATTTAATACTCATTGATTCAATACTCACTTCAGGGGATCTGCAGTTGCGCACTTAACAACCTTTAGTCCGTCAATGAGATGAAACACCCCGATTCTCCCGGTTCGTTGCCGCTCAGATCCAGCTTTCGCAGGTGCGAGGGGTTGGATTTGAGAGCTTTGGCCAGAGCGGCAAAAGCCATCCTGTTTCACCCTGCACGGACAGGTTCAGTCTCCCAGTCGGCAGTGTGGCTTGGCCAGGCCGGCTCGCCAGTAGCTGCACTCCTGAGTCCTTCAGCGATGTTGAAACAGGTCCAGAGCTTTCAGATTGGACACCTTTGAGGTGAGCGCGAGGCCAGACATTCACAGGATTTCTCAGTCAGGTTGTGATATGACAGCCTGGTGGGGAGGGTTTATGGAATCAAAAAGAACATTAGAAGTCATACTAGTAGCCACTTGAACCACCAAAACTGTAAGACGAGCCCAACAAACTTGAATTACATCATTTTGATGACAATTATCTTGTGCTCTGGACATTTCATATcgatatacagtgccctccacgaatattggcacccttggtaaATATGAGCAAAACGGGCTCGTGAAAAATCTAACTGAAGTATATTCCCATTCATATTTTACGCTAAATTCACCTGAGTGATTAGGAACACTTAAGTGGTAagccatgacttcctgtttcactggggtaaTAAATATGAGGTGACACACAGCTCAAGTTCCCATAGTCATCCATCACTATGGGAAAGACCCGAGAACACAGTAATGATGTGCAACAAAAGGTTGTTGAGCTGCACAAATCAGAAATGGCTATAAGAAAATAGCTCAACAGTTGAAAATGCCAATTCCTCTATCAGGGCaataattaagaagtttaaagacatttacattacatttacgtccaTTTagacagacgctcttatccagagcgacttacaaataggttgCATTCACCcccatagccagtgggataaccactttacaatatctatttttttattttttattttttctagggggggtagaaggattgacTTTATccatatcccaggtattccttaaagaggtgggggtttcaaatgtctccggaaggtggtgagtgactccgctgtccaaaggctcatgagggagcttgttccaccattggggtgccagagcagcgaacagttttgactgggctgaggcgggaaccatgcttccgcagaggaagggagccagcaggccagaggtggatgaacgcaatgcccctcGTTTggagtgtagggactgatcagagcctgaaggtacagaggtgctgatcccctcacagctccataggcaagcaccatggtctttgtaacggatgcgagcttcaactgaagccagtggagtgtgcggtggagcggggtgacgtggagagaacttgggaaggttgaacaccagacgggctcgcGGCattggatgagttgtaggggtttaatggcacaggcagggagcccagccaacagcgagttgcagtaatccagacccGGGATTGTTGATGTAAAGCAACTGGAGATGTTAACAATTGGCCTGGAAGAGGACGTGTGTCTATATTTGCCCACATGCAGTGAGGAGGAGGGTTAGAGTGGCCAAAAAATATCCTAAGGATCCACAACGGAGGATTGCAGACGTTAGTTGGGTCTTGGGGTCAGAAAAAGTCTCCAAAACTACGATCAGACGCCACACCTATATAACCACAAGTTGTTCGGGAGggttgccataaaaaagccttttTGCTGTCATCAAACAGCAAACTCAAGCGCCTACAGTTTGCCAAACGTAACTGGATCTTTGAATGGGACCAGGttctatggtcagatgagaccaaaatatagctttttggaaaCAAACACCAGTGGGTTTGGCATAGACAGAAAGATGGCCATGCTGAaaagtatggtggtggatctttgatgttgtgaggctgtttttcttccaaaggccctggacaACTTGTTAGGATTCATGGTATCATGGACTCCAAGTACCAGCAGATATTAAATCAAAACCTGACTGCCTTCTGCTAGAAGCTTAAACTGGGCCGTGGTtggatcttccagcaggacaatgatccaaagcacacctccaaaatcaacacaaaaatggttcacgGACCACAGAATCAAGGTTTTTTCTcatggccatcccagtcccccTGACCTAAACCCAATAGAAAACATGTGGGATGAGCTGAAGAAGAGAGTCCACAAGCTTGGACCTCggaatctgaaggatctggagagattctgtatggaggaaggGTCTCTCAGATCCCTTTGCCATGTGTTCTCCAACCTCATTACGCATTATAGGAGAAGACTCAGAgctgttatcttggcaaagggatgTTGCACAAAAGTATTGAAtaaaggggtgccaataattgtggctcACATATGAGAGAATATTTGTTTTATGATAAGAATATTTTTTCTTTCAATTATTTTACATTAATTAAAAGGTTAGATTTTTGTACATTTTTGAATGAAAGGCCAAGAggataaataaagaaaaaaattCACAGCCGTTTTGCTCATGTTTAATAAGGGTGCCAatattagtggagggcactgtataatAGCTGGTATTATTAAATGACCAAGTACTTACATGACTCTCTGGGAAGCTTTGATCACTGGCAGCATCCTCAG
This sequence is a window from Coregonus clupeaformis isolate EN_2021a chromosome 7, ASM2061545v1, whole genome shotgun sequence. Protein-coding genes within it:
- the LOC123491309 gene encoding ribonuclease inhibitor-like; the encoded protein is MLCNAFGLPGCQLEKLNLARCGFTSEGCRWVAGGFSFGPTFLKQLDISRNHLGDSDVAAFFLFLKTIRFSLETLRVSDCKLTERCCPELVEALSSKLTNLKELDLSRNELGDSGVKTICMGLTSTTCKLERLFLRCCGITAEGCSS